CCATGATTTAGTGCGCGCCAAGCCTCAAGGGCAGCCGTTTTTCATCAATTCCCATAATTTCTGTCTCTTCCTGTCTGCTGAGAGTAGCAAAAATCCTGTGGGAACAGAATCGCATTCAGCCGGGGCTGTTTGTTCTCCAATCGGGGTTTACCGTCCCTCTCAGGGGGCGGAGGGGGTCGCGCCCCCTCCCAACCCACGCAGGCGGTACAGGAAGGCCAGCACTTCGGCTACGGCATGGAAGAGGGCCACGGGGATCATCTGCCCTTCCCGGACGGCTTGGAATAAGGCGCGAGCCAAAGGCGGCCGGGAGAGGATGGGAACATTGTGCCGCCGGGCCACCTCCCGGATGACTTCCGCCCACCGTCCCCTTCCGCGGGCTAGCACTACGGGGGCGGTGTCGCGCTCCGGGTCATATCGCAAGGCGACGGCTACATGCAGCGGATTCGTGATGACCACCGTGGCCTTGGGCACTTCAGCCAGCATACGTCGCCGGGCACGCTCTCGCTGCATCTGCCGCATGCGGGCTTTGATCTGCGGATCGCCCTCTTCCTCACGAAGTTCTCGCTTGACCTCCTCCCGTGTCATCCGCAGCGACAACTCGAACCGCCGGCGCTGATACAGATAATCCACCACCGCGATCAGGGCCACTGCCGTTGCCAAAACGAGCGCCAGTTGCTGGACCATCCGCCACACCGCAATCACCGACCACTCCAGCGGCCTTTGCCACAAGCTGCTGATCCGTCCCCAATCCCCGGCGAGCAGCCAATACGCGATGGCGATCAGAGCAGCCACTTTCAGTAAAGTCAGCAACCCGCGCACTAGAGCCGTAAGAGAAAATAAGCGCTGAAGCCCTTTCGCGGGGTTGAGCTTGTCGAAATCCGGGGCCAGTTTTTCCGTGTTGATCTGG
This Thermogemmata fonticola DNA region includes the following protein-coding sequences:
- the flhB gene encoding flagellar biosynthesis protein FlhB translates to MAEEILDPESRTEEPTPRRREEARRQGLVPFSAELAGSLVLLGGILGLRYLGPAIGDGLLGIVRHDLRWPTVTEPWDASAAQALLLRTFIQAVGLLLPLAGLLLVIGVAASVVQVGFQINTEKLAPDFDKLNPAKGLQRLFSLTALVRGLLTLLKVAALIAIAYWLLAGDWGRISSLWQRPLEWSVIAVWRMVQQLALVLATAVALIAVVDYLYQRRRFELSLRMTREEVKRELREEEGDPQIKARMRQMQRERARRRMLAEVPKATVVITNPLHVAVALRYDPERDTAPVVLARGRGRWAEVIREVARRHNVPILSRPPLARALFQAVREGQMIPVALFHAVAEVLAFLYRLRGLGGGATPSAP